The Candidatus Marinimicrobia bacterium CG08_land_8_20_14_0_20_45_22 region GCGAATTTAGACTGACCGGCACGTAAATGTTGGCACTCGCCGGATGAAATCGAAACCAGACATTGCGGTATCCCCAGATTTTTAATTTTGATATATCTGTATCCTTCTGGTACATCTTCAGCGCTTCTGTGATTGCCTGAAGAACTTTGTAATGTGTGTCTGGTCCGCTCCCTTCCGGATCAAAGGCGAGCGTGATGACAGTCGGTTTGATTTTCTTTAACAGTTTATAGATCGGGATAACGTCGCGGGAAACGATTGGGTCTTCTGAGAAAATATCGCCTTTGTAAAAACCGAGCCGGAGATGGTTGACGGCGCTGTTGTCAAACCCGAAATATCCCCATAGTACATCGGCTTCCCATTCGCGGATCGATCCTTTGAGCCGTTGAACGTGAGCGATGTCTTTTTTCCCCGGATACTGTGTCTTAAAATAATTGATAAGTTCGTCAATCCGGTCTTCCAGATAGGTCAGATTACTCTCTTCATAAATTTCGATAAGAAGGGACAATAGGCGACGCGATTCCGCTTCGATCTTCTTCTTTTTATCGCCGCTGGCGACGCCGTCGAGATAGCAGTTGACGTCGCGGTTTCGGCTTTCGGCATGTGTTGGTTCGAAGTAATTTTCGTCCCACAATTCCTTGAAGTGTTTGCTGTCTAAGTGATTCTTCAGATTGGTCAGCAGAGACAGAACGTATGAATTGGTCACGGCGTTGAATCCGCTTGTCATGTAGTTGAAAAAGTGCTTGTTTTTCGGCGAGCGAACGAGATGAGCGATGTAGGGCAGGTATCCAAGCATGATGTCGTCATGATGCGGCGCGCAGTGCATGAAAACCTCGTTTTCGGTATTTTGGATGCCGCGTTCGATGCGTCCTACGAAAGAATTGTGAATCTTTTCATTTAACTCGCTATGATTTACACCGGTCTTTTTTAGGATCAGCGAAGCGAAGCGGTCAGATTGATAATCTTCCGCTGTCAGATCTTTGAAGGTTTTATGGTGGCTGATAGAAAGATTGACGATCGCTTTTTCGATCGTTTTATCATCAAGTTTTTCCATCCGAGCGACGCTTTCGTACCAGCGTTCGATGAGTTTGATGGCGGCGCCGTCTGTCAGATAAAACCGCGCATTCGGCAGTTTTTGAAGCGCCGTTGCGGGAAATTGAATGGTCGGTGCGCTTTGAATCGAGTCGCGGATGATATTGGCTTTCGATTGCCCGGATGCGATAATGATGGCAACGCAGTCTGGATTGTAGGCGATCGTTTCGAGCCCAATGGTGATGACAAGACGTTTGCGGGCGACTTCAATTCCGCCGAGATCCGTGGATGCCGCCGCTTGTGTTTCGTAGTTCGTTTCCGTCAAGCGCGTTGTCGAAAAATGATCGCTTCCTTTGACGTTGAAGCCGATATGTCCATCTGGCCCAATTCCGCCCATGAAGAAACCGATGCCACCGAGCGCACGGATTTTCTTTTCGTATTCAACGCAAAACTGGTCGGTTTTTTCGATGGTCTCTTTCTGAAGTTCTTCCAGAATGGATTTCGGCCAGCGGGTGCGCAGAGAAAGGTCGACTTTTTCATCGAGAAAAATCTTGTCGAAGTGTAAGTCGCGAGCGGTTCCGATCTCGTTGATATTGATTAACAGCGCCTTTTTCAAATCCAGTCCGAAATTGCGGAAGTAAAATTTTTGGATATAAAAATTGAAACTGTTTTGCTGGTTCGGATCAATTGGGTAAAACTCGTCGATCTGGACGAAATTTAGACTCGTCATGTCCGGTTTTCGCGAAGGATCAATGCCGACATTTTCGAGTTCTTTTCGGGTAGCCGCTTCGTTCCATGTTTGTAAATAGTGGCTGACCCATCGGATGAAATGTTCGGGCGTTTTCCCCGTTGGCAAAGAAATGACTCCGCCGGGATTTGTCTGCACCCATTCGAGAAAACGGAATGCGGCTAATTTTCCCAACATGGGGAAATTGTTGACTTAAACGACGGGTATTTTTTCGGTTGGTAGATATTGGAATTCCCAGCCTGATTTTTCGATAAAGTGCTGTTCGACTTTTGTCGGCGGCTTGATTAGGCTGGATTTTGACTTTATGGATTTTGGATTTGCCGGAGTGTTTTTGGAAATTGTGTGCTCTGGTAAGTTATTGTCACTTGGCATATTTTACATCTCTTTTATCAATGTTCAGGTTGTAAAGTTGTATCGTTCACTACAACCAAATTTAGCCATAAAAAACGAATTTTGGGAAGCAAATTATCCAGATTTGATCGAATGATGGAGGTTATCCGAAAACCAATTTTGATGCTGTTCCGAACTTTTTTTCATTTAGTTGCTAAAAAATAGTGTAAATTCTGCCGTTGAATTTTTTACACTTTAGGGTTTGTTGAAAATGAGAGAAAGACGAATTGCGCGAGAAGTTGCCTTGCAGGCTATGTATGCACAGGAAATTTCCGAGGATACAATCGATTTTGTCGAGTCAATGGTAATCGATGCGTCCGATCTATCGATCGAGTTGAAATTATTTGCAAAATCAATTTTTGAATCTGCTACTTTGCGCAAGGACGATTTGGATAAATTCATAAGGGACAAGTCCGAAAATTGGGACTTCGACCGGATAGCCATTATTGATCGCTTGATCATTCGGATGGCGATTTGCGAGTTTCTATATTTCACGGACATTCCTCCCAAAGTATCTATCTCCGAGGCGATTGAAATCGCTAAAAAATACTCAACGGACGACAGCAGTGCGTTCGTTAACGGAATTTTGGACGCCGTTCTGCACATTATCGGCGGCACGCTCAAGAAAAGAACATAGTCGCGATACTGACCGGAATGGCTAATATTTTTGAAATATCTATCCTGTGTAAATTTATCCATAATCAGATTTACGCGGACGAATCAATAATCAAGTGCATGGTGAATATATGAGCATCAGTTCTTTCCTGACATCCATATTCGGCACGGCATCCGATAGAGAGATTAAGAAAATCCAGCCGGTCGTCGATGAAATCAATCAAATCTATTCGACATTACAAGATGTTCCAATCGAGAAACTTCGGAAACGTACCGAAGAATTCAAGCGATTCGTGCAGGAATCTCGATCATCAGCGGATAAAGAACTTCCGGAAGATATGGATCGGGAAGAGCGCGATAAAATTCTCCTGAAAGCCGAACGCGCCGCACTCGATGAAATCCTGCCGGAAGCCTTTGCAATGGTGAAAGACGTCTGCCGCAGACTCGTCGGTCAAGAGTGGATAATAACCGATCAGAAAATGAAATGGGATATGGTTCCGTACGACGTTCAATTGATTGGCGCCGTCGTGCTTCACGAAGGGAAAATTGCCGAGATGAAAACCGGTGAAGGCAAAACGCTCGTCGCAACGATGCCGGTTTATCTCAATGCGTTGACCGGCAGAGGCGTTCATGTCGTCACGGTCAACGATTACCTTGCCCAACGCGACAGTGAATGGATGGGCAGAATCTACACGGAACTTGGTCTCACGGTCGGATGCATTCTCAACACGATGGATTCCGAGGCGCGTCGCCATGAATACAGCAAAGATATCACCTATGGAACGAACAACGAATTCGGTTTTGATTATCTTCGCGACAACATGGCGCTAAGCGTTGAAGAACAGGTGCAACGCGGGTATTTCTACGCAATCGTCGATGAAGTTGATAACATTCTCATTGATGAAGCCAGAACGCCGCTCATCATTTCCGGCCCCGTTGCCGCTTCTCGCCACGAAAAATTCGATGTGCTCAATCCGGCAGTTGCTTCTTTGGTGAGGTACCAGCGCGA contains the following coding sequences:
- the nusB gene encoding transcription antitermination factor NusB, giving the protein MRERRIAREVALQAMYAQEISEDTIDFVESMVIDASDLSIELKLFAKSIFESATLRKDDLDKFIRDKSENWDFDRIAIIDRLIIRMAICEFLYFTDIPPKVSISEAIEIAKKYSTDDSSAFVNGILDAVLHIIGGTLKKRT